ATTTGATAATATTTTAAAAAAATATCTGCGATGTGTTTTTTTTCACCCTTGCTAGTATTGTCTGATAAGTGGCAACTTACACGTGTACCAATTCTCCAGGCTGTTGGAAATGGGGGCACTAGAAACAGGTAAAGTTGCCAAAGACCACGAATGGTGGCGCCTCATCACTTGCATTTGGTTGCATGCTGGTGTTATCCACATACTTGCCAACATGTTGAGTCTCCTGATGATTGGGATCAGGCTTGAGAAGGAATTTGGTTTCCGTAAGTGTCGAGGCGATTTTGCATCTTCACTTTTCTGCCTAGACAGTTCCTTCAAGGCTTCAAGAGCTAATAGCTATATACCTTGACCATGTGTAAATGTTTGTTTATCGCAGTGAGGATCGGCACACTATATGTGATCTCGGGGGTCGGCGGTAGCTTGTTATCTGCTCTGTTTATGGTGTCAAATATCTCTGTTGGTGCTTCAGGTGCACTGTTTGGATTACTGGGCTCCATGCTGTCAGAGCTGATAACTAACTGGACAATATACGAGAATAAGGTCGGTTCTTAAATCTAAGGATTATTTTTCCAAACTTGTACTTATTATATATACTGTGCCTAAATTCATTCTTGTTTTGAAAATACAGTGTGCGGCTTTGTTGACTCTTGTTATGATCATTCTTATCAACTTGGCTGTTGGGATCCTTCCACATGTTGACAACTTTGCTCATATTGGTGGATTTGTATCGGGGTTTTTTCTTGGTTTTGTGCTCCTAATGCGCCCGCAGTTCGGATACATCAACCAGAAGAACTCTCATCTTGGAGTTCACTCGGGCACGCCTAAATCCAAGTACAAGATATATCAAATTGTACTCTTGGTGATTGCTTTGGTGATATTAATTTGTGGGTAAATATCTTCCCTGTCAGCAGAAGAGTAACAATGTTCTGTTCGGTCTCTAGGTTTCAACTGCCTTTGCTAAACTTTATCATTGGCAGGTTCATCACTGGCTTTGTATTGCTAATGCAAGGGTTCGATGCTAGCCAGCAATGTTCTTGGTGCCATTATCTGAGCTGTGTTCCTACTTCACAGTGGGACTGTAATAAAGCACCGAACAACTATTGCCTCGTAAGTTCTTTTACACATATATAGTTCTAAGAAATGTTGTCGTCCCCTGAAATATCGGATGTTTGCAGTTGCGTATATAGCTTCTTTGGGGCATTCTGGACAGATGTTTCTAACAGCAAACGAAATGAGTATATTCTAAGAGATGTGCTTGATTCTCATACCTGAGCAGTTTTCTCTTCATAAAAATTCTCTTAGATGAAAACCATTAGAGCGTCAACCAGTGCATCCTGCTATGAGCTGATTGTTAGATGTGTATAGTCTTTCTTGCATTTTACCATACACATATATATGTACTGGCCCTTGGCCCTCCTGTGAATGTAGTTGCCCattcctaacatggtatcagaTGCTTAGGTTCCTCTCCCGCTCCCGCACGCTCGCAGCTCCGTGCCtcgctcccccgtcgccggcctcGCTCCCCCATCGCCGGCCTAGCTCCCCTGTCGCCGGCCTCCCTCtacctcgtcgccggcgccggccacctcctccctcgcccccgGCTCTCTCCCTCCCCGCCGCCACGCCGTCTCGCCCCGGCCTGCGCTGCCCCGAGCTCGGCCGCGGCCTGCCGTCGCTGTCCCGCGCCGCCCCGAGCGCGGCCGCGGCCTGCCGTTGTCGCctcgcgccgccccgcgccttcCCGTGCTCGGCCGCGGCCGGCAGCCACCTCCCCGCGCCCTGCCGCCCCTGGCCGCCTCCTGCTGCAGCCGGTGTTGCCCAGGGCCGGCCCCTCCCACGCTCGCCCTCCCCCCCTCCCCCGCGCTTCCTCCATTGGGGCTGTATCGAGCCAGCGCGAgcccgatcccgatctggatcggggtcTCCTGTAGCAGTTGACAAAAAAAAGAGCTCCTCATGTCTTCTTCGGGCTATGTCACCGTTCCTCGGTGCTCGGTGATCTTCGATGGCACCAACTATGCCGAGTTTGCGGGGTTTATGCGTATCCACATGCGCGGTCTCCTTCTGTGGGGTGTTCTCTCTGGCGAGGTCCCCTGTCCGCCTTGCCCTGTTGCTCCAGTGGCTCCTACCCCGCCAGCATCGCTGGTTCTTGCTGCTGATGCTTCTCAGGCTGATCGCGATGCCGCCAAGGCTCTCGATGATACTGCAGTTGATGCCTATGATCAGCAGATGTCAGCCTATTCGGATGCCCTTTCTGCCTATTATGATGATCTGTCTGCTTACACTCAGTGGTGCAATGATGATGCTCGTGTTGCTGCTGTTCTTACTGCGAGTGTCCTTCCTCGGTTCGCCTCGGAGTTCATGGGACTTGGCACAGTTGCAGCGATGTGGTCTTATCTCTGTGAGCGCTATCAGCCCTCTGGTGATGCTCTCTACCTATCTGTGGTGCGTCAGGAGCATGCATTCCAGCAAGGTGATTCCTCTGTTGATGAGTTCTATTCACAGTATTCTGCCATCTGGCGTCAGCTTGACTCTCTTCGGACCGTCGTTTGTGGAACTTGTCGTTGCTGTCAGACTACACGGTCCGATTTGGAGTTTCAGCGGGTTCACGAGTTCTTATCTCGTCTTCGCTCTGAGTTCGAGCCTCGCCGTGCTCACCGGCTCGCTCGTGGTCGTGTTCCTATCTCGGAGGTACTTGCTGAGCTTCGTGCTGAAGAGACCCGCCTACGCTCTGTTGGGTTACTTGTGGTTCCATCAGTGTTGGCCGCCCGAGCTCCTATGCCACCTGCTCGCCTCACCGCTCCACCGCTCCTGCCTACTCCTTCAGGAGGGGTCGGTCGTCCTTCTTATGCTGAGAGGGGCCGGTCGCGCCGTGACACCTTCTGTGGCTACTGCTCTCCGCCAGGTCACCCAGAGTCTGATTGCCGTGAGAAGAAGCGAGACCAGAGGCGCTCCTCTTCCAGTGGGACTCCTGGATCCTCCTCGACCCCGTCACTCACTGACCAGGATATTATGAGGCTCAAGCGTCTCTTAGCTTCCTCAGGCTCTTCGTCGACCGGTTCCGCTGCTGCTGTGACTGCAGCCACTGCTCCACCACCGCAGGCAtctacacagtcaggtacatccTCGTGGGTTCTGGATTCTGGAGCCTCTTTTCATATATCTTCTGATTCTTCCGTGCTGTCTTCTCTCCGACCTCTTGACTCGCATGTTAATGTTCTTACCGTTGATGGCACACCTCTTCCTGTTGCTAGCCGTGGTCTTCTTTCCACTCCATCTTTTTCTGTTCCTAGTGTTTCACATGTTCCTCGCCTCACCATGAATCTTTTTTCCGCTGCccaacttactgattctggttgtcgtgtcattCTTGATACTGACTCTTGCTCCATTCAGGATCGTCGCACCAAGGTTTTGGTTGGTGCTGGCCCCCGGCGCCGTGAGTCAGAGGGCCTTTGGGAGGTTGACTGGCTTtgtgttccttccgctgccaccacttCAGCCAGCTCCCATGCTCTTGCTGCCTCTTCGTCTGCGTCCttccagcagtggcatcatcgcctTGGTCACATATGTGGCTCTCGCTTGTCTTCTTTAGTTCGTCAGGGCCTCTTAGGGTTTGTAGCTGGAGATGTTTCTTCACATTGTAATGGCTGCAGACTTGGCAAACAGACCCAGTTACCTTATCCTACCAGTGAGTCGGTATCTCAGTGTCCTTTTGACTTAGTTcattctgatgtatggggtcctGCTCCCTTTGATTCGAAAGGTGGTCACCGCTACTATATCTTGTTTACTGATGATTTCTCTCGCTACACTTGGCTCTACTTTATGAAATCTCATAGCGAGGTTCTCTCTATATACAAacgttttgctgccatggttcacacCCAGTTTTCCACACCCATTCGTACTTTTCGTGCTGACTCCGCTGGTGAGTTTATCTCCCAGCTGTTGCATGGTTTTCTTGCGGAacagggtactcttgcccagttctcaTGTCCTGGTGCACATGCTCAGAATGGTGTTACCGAACGTAAGCATCGTCATTTACTTGAGACGACTCGTGCTCTGATGATTGCCGCTTCTCTCCCATCCCATTTTTGGGCTGAGGCTGTTTCTGCATCCACCTATCTCATCAACATACAGCCATCGACTGCTCTGCAGGGTGGTATTCCTATGGAGTGTCTCACTGGTCGCTCTCCTGACTACTCAGCTCTTCGTATGTTTGGATGTGTGTGCTATGTCCTTCTTGCCCCGCgagaacgcaccaaactgactgCTCAGTCGGTTGAGTGTGTTTTTCTTGGCTACAGTGATGAGCACAAGGGCTATCGCTGCTGGGATCCTGTTGGTCGTCGTTTGCGCATCTCGCGTGATGTGACCTTTGACGAGTCTCGCTCTTACTACCCACGTCCTTCTACCTCGAGCTTCTCTGTGGACgatctttcttttcttcttctccctgATACACCCTGCTATGTGCCTCCTCATGTTTTTCCTCCTCCGCCTGcacctctccttccttctccttcacCACCGACACCATcttccccatcctcctcctccaactcTCCACCATCATCTCCAGTCCGTCGCCCtctcaccatttcctcttcactATACTCGTCGCCCTCGTTCTGAGGATGTTTCCCCTGATGCGCCTTCCACCTCTGGTGCACCTCCTTTCATGCCTCCCCCGGTTCATAACCTCCGTGCTAGGCCTCGCCCCCCGCCTGATCGCTACTCTCCTGATCGGTACGGTCTCTCTGTTATTGCTGAGCCCACTTCCTATCGCACTCTCATGACTCAGCCTGAATGGCAGCTTGCGATGGCCGAAGAGCTTGCTGCCCTTGAGCGCTCTGGCACATGGGATCTGGTTTCCCTCCCTTCCGGTGTCTGTCCCATCACCTGCAAGTGGGTCTACAAGATTAAGACTCGctctgatggttctcttgagcgctaCAAAGCGCGCCTTGTGGCccgtggttttcagcaggagcagGGACGCGATTATGATGAGACATTCGCTCATGTGGCCCACATGACCACTGTTCGCACTCTTTTTGCTGTTGCTTCTGTTCGTCATTGGTCTATCTCTCAACTTGATGTTCAGAACGCTTTTCTTAATGGCGAGTTGCGTGAGGAGGTATATATGCAGCCACCACCGGGGTACTATGCTCCTGATGGTTTGGTCTGTCGACTTCGCCGCTCCCTCTatggtcttaaacaggcccctcGCGCCTGATTTGAGCGCTTCGCCTCTGTGGTGACTGCCGCTGGCTTCTTGCCCGGTGATCATGATCGCGTTGTTTGTTCACACGTCTCCTCGTGGTCGGACTCTGCTccttctctatgttgatgacatgatcatcactggtGACGACTCTGACTACATAGCCTTTGTTAAGGCTCGCCTTCGCGACCAATTCCTCATGACTGATCTTGGTCCCCTTCGCTATTTTCTTGGGATTGAGATCTCCTCGACCTCTGATAGCTTCTACATCTCCCAAGAAAAATATAttcaggatcttcttgctcgcgCTGCTCTCGGTGATGAGCGCACAATTGTGACTCCTATGGAACTCAACGTTCAGCTTCGTGCTTCTGATGGTGACCCTCTCCCTAACCCCACTCGCTATCGTCACCTTGTTGGCAGTCTTGTCTATCTTGCTGTTACGCGTCCTGATATCTCCTATCCTGTTCATATCCTGAGTCAGTTCGTTTCAGCCCCCACCTCTGTCCACTATAGTCATCTCCTCCGTGTTCTACGATATCTTCGTGGCACGCTCTCTCAGCGCCTTTTCTTTCCCCGCTCCAGCTCTCTTGAGCTCCAGGCCTACTCTGATGCTACCTGGGCTAGTGATCCCTCTGATCGACGCTCGCTGTCTGCTTATTGTGTCTTTCTTGGTGACTCTCTTATTGCCTGGAAGACAAAGAAACAGACTGCCGTTTCTCGCTCGAGTAcagaggctgagttgcgagccatggctatgctgacggctgaggtgatctggttacggtggttacttgAGGACTTTGGTGTGTCTGCTACTACCTCGACTCCCTTATTGTCAGACAGTACTGGTGCTATCAGTATTGCGCGTGACCcggtgaagcatgagctcaccaagcacatcGGTGTGGATGCCCACTTTGTGTGTGCTGCTGTGCAGGATCAGACTCTCGCTCTTCACTATGTACCCTCTGAGTTACAATTGGCGGACTTTTTCACGAAGGCACAGACTCAAGCGCAGCATAGTTTTCttctctccaaactcagtgttgttgatccaccatgagtttgagggggggggggggtagttgCCCATTCCTAACACTGATCACATATTATAACAGTCAAAAGGTTCCCTCCTGCTGGCTTTCAACTACTCCTATGTCTCATCGCTCTCCTTTCTACATAGGACTATGTGTTGACATTATCTTACCATAGAGTGGACTCGTCTGTTTCATTTACGTAAAAAAAATGTCTGCCATTGTTTTTGTTGCTACATTTTGGAACCCTATTTCAGTATGAAAGCATAACTAGAGCTTTCGTTTTAGTTTTACTAACTTGCCTGAAGTTTTCCTGACACCAAGCTTCTCCTGCAGTCTTCACAGCTTGGAGACCAACTAAACCTGACATGTCAAAGCACCGGGAAGACGGAAACATACGTTATCAGCAGCCCAAGCAACCCGGAGGCGGTTAAGCACCTTTGTCTCAGTCTTTGCAGCTGACGGATTGCGAATGTATGCGCTTTCGTGGCAAGAAACCGATGTCTGCAAATCTTTGGAAGGGAAAGTAGAAGCCTTTGTTCACAATGGGTGTGGCCTGTGCAATGCTTTTGGGCTTCTATAGTTCTCTTATGTTGTATGTTGTACATTGCAAATGTCGATCGGCAGTAATGAAAGATGGATGCTTGAGTGAGGCAGTAGTTCCTGAAATCTCATGCGAGTGCTTGCATTCTTATATATCTTGTGTTATGGATGTTGAGCTTAATTAAACTGTTGTGCCGAGAGGAGGAAAGTTTGGTGAAGAAAATTTAACAGAAAACCTCACTCCAtcttgtgcatgaagaggaagtataTAGAACCCTCTGTTCTCATTCAGGAGCCGGAGCAATCTGAGACGGTGTGACCGATCCGATCGTGTATCACCAACCATTGAAAGATGAACTACATTGTTGGAACGAGAGCCTAGGTCTTGGACTCGTACAAAGAACTTCAATCTTAAAGCTCTGTTGAAACATCTCAAAGGTGCAGATCGGCAGCACAACCGCCATTATTACCTAAAAATGGGTTCGGAACCTATTGCCTAGAGGGTTAGAGGACCTCTAATTTATTTGGAGAGTTGCATAATTTCAATAGTAATAACAAGCAAAATGCTTGCATGACCTACATCACAAAACTTTGCAGCAAGAGAGAACTCAATAGACAATATGGCATTACAACTACTGGTCCACATTCCGGGTCACACAAACATAAATGATTGTTGAAATAACAAAGATGGTGAAATAACAAAGGGAAGGGGGGGTTAGATGTGTATAATCTCTCTTGCACTTTACCATACACGTGTATATGTACTGGCCCTTGGCCCTCCTGTGAATGTAGTTGCCCATTCCTAACACTGATCACATATTATAACAGTCAAAAGGTTCCCTCCTGCTGGCTTTCAACTACTCCTATGTCTCATCGCTCTCCTTTCTACATAGGACTATGTGTTGACATTATCTTACCATAGAGTGGACTCGTCTGTTTCATTTACGTAAAAAAAATGTCTGCCATTGTTTTTGTTGCTACATTTTGGAACCCTATTTCAGTCTGAAAGCATAACTAGAGCTTTCGTTTTAGTTTTACTAACTTGCCTGAAGTTTTCCTGACACCAAGCTTCTCCTGCAGTCTTCACAGCTTGGAGACCAACTAAACCTGACATGTCAAAGCACCGGGAAGACGGAAACATACGTTATCAGCAGCCCAAGCAACCCGGAGGCGGTTAAGCACCTTTGTCTCAGTCTTTGCAGCTGACGGATTGCGAATGTATGCGCTTTCGTGGCAAGAAACCGATGTCTGCAAATCTTTGGAAGGGAAAGTAGAAGCCTTTGTTCACAATGGGTGTGGCCTGTGCAATGCTTTTGGGCTTCTATAGTTCTCTTATGTTGTATGTTGTACATTGCAAATGTCGATCGGCAGTAATGAAAGATGGATGCTTGAGTGAGGCAGTAGTTCCTGAAATCTCATGCGAGTGCTTGCATTCTTATATATCTTGTGTTATGGATGTTGAGCTTAATTAAACTGTTGTGCCGAGAGGAGGAAAGTTTGGTGAAGAAAATTTAACAGAAAACCTCACTCCAtcttgtgcatgaagaggaagtataTAGAACCCTCTGTTCTCATTCAGGAGCCGGAGCAATCTGAGACGGTGTGACCGATCCGATCGTGTATCACCAACCATTGAAAGATGAACTACATTGTTGGAACGAGAGCCTAGGTCTTGGACTCGTACAAAGAACTTCAATCTTAAAGCTCTGTTGAAACATCTCAAAGGTGCAGATCGGCAGCACAACCGCCATTATTACCTAAAAATGGGTTCGGAACCTATTGCCTAGAGGGTTAGAGGACCTCTAATTTATTTGGAGAGTTGCATAATTTCAATAGTAATAACAAGCAAAATACTTGCATGACCTACATCACAAAACTTTGCAGCAAGAGAGAACTCAATAGACAATATGGCATTACAACTACTGGTCCACATTCCGGGTCACACAAACATAAATGATTGTTGAAATAACAAAGATGGTGAAATAACaaagggaaggggggggggggttagatGTGTATAATCTCTCTTGCACTTTACCATACACGTGTATATGTACTGGCCCTTGGCCCTCCTGTGAATGTAGTTGCCCATTCCTAACACTGATCACATATTATAACAGTCAAAAGGTTCCCTCCTGCTGGCTTTCAACTACTCCTATGTCTCATCGCTCTCCTTTCTACATAGGACTATGTGTTGACATTATCTTACCATAGAGTGGACTCGTCTGTTTCATTTACGTAAAACAAATGTCTGCCATTGTTTTTGTTGCTACATTTTGGAACCCTATTTCAGTCTGAAAGCATAACTAGAGCTTTCGTTTTAGTTTTACTAACTTGCCTGAAGTTTTCCTGACACCAAGCTTCTCCTGCAGTCTTCACAGCTTGGAGACCAACTAAACCTGACATGTCAAAGCACCGGGAAGACGGAAACATACGTTATCAGCAGCCCAAGCAACCCGGAGGCGGTTAAGCACCTTTGTCTCAGTC
The Aegilops tauschii subsp. strangulata cultivar AL8/78 chromosome 3, Aet v6.0, whole genome shotgun sequence genome window above contains:
- the LOC109739052 gene encoding RHOMBOID-like protein 1 — its product is MPRRGETQEFRPFRRWFPFLVPLFVAANIALFVRTMYVNDCPAHAAAAAAAIGDSVGGAAGAAAAHGCMLEPDLGRYAFQPYKENPLVGPTSATLLEMGALETGKVAKDHEWWRLITCIWLHAGVIHILANMLSLLMIGIRLEKEFGFLRIGTLYVISGVGGSLLSALFMVSNISVGASGALFGLLGSMLSELITNWTIYENKCAALLTLVMIILINLAVGILPHVDNFAHIGGFVSGFFLGFVLLMRPQFGYINQKNSHLGVHSGTPKSKYKIYQIVLLVIALVILICGFITGFVLLMQGFDASQQCSWCHYLSCVPTSQWDCNKAPNNYCLSSQLGDQLNLTCQSTGKTETYVISSPSNPEAVKHLCLSLCS